The Equus caballus isolate H_3958 breed thoroughbred chromosome 12, TB-T2T, whole genome shotgun sequence genome contains a region encoding:
- the ATG2A gene encoding autophagy-related protein 2 homolog A isoform X3 — protein sequence MSRWLWPWSNCVKERVCRYLLHHYLGHFFQEHLSLDQLSLDLYKGSVALRDIHLEIWSVNEVLESMESPLELVEGFVGSIEVAVPWAALLTDHCTVHVSGLQLTLQPRQGPAGPGAADSQSWASCMTTSLQLAQECLRDGLPEPSEPPQPLEGLEMFAQTIETVLRRIKVTFLDTVVRVEHSPGDGEHGVAVEVHVQRLEYCDEAVRDPSQAPPVDVHQPPAFLHKLLQLAGVRLHFEELPAQEEPPEPPLQIGSCSGYMELTVKLKQNEAFPGPKLEVAGQLGSLHLLLTPRQLQQLRELLDAVSLADPECLIDKLNRSRPLGAEDLWLIEQDLNQQLQAGAVAEPVSPDPLVNPVVSLDSTDLFFSMAGLTSSVASAVSELSLSDVDLGSSVHSDSAPRRLSAQGHPTGKTAPTPLPDTLRPDSLLKMTLGGVTVTLLQTSAPSSGPPDLTSHFFAEFDATKDGPFGSRDFHHLRPRFQRACPCSHVRLTGAAVQLSWELRTGRGRRTTSTEVHFGQLEVLECLWPRDTSEPEYTEILSFPSSLGSQASARPCAHLRHTQTLRRVPKSRPRRPAACHCHSELTLDLADFQADVELGALDRLTALLRLATTPPPEPPAGLLTEPPAAAEQQTVMRLSAPRATLRLRFPIADLRPERDPWAGRAVRAEQLRLELSEPQFRSELSSGPGPPAPTRLELTCSDLHGTYEDGEKPPVPCLRVSRALDPKSPGRKYFLPQVVVTLNPQVSSAQWEVAPEKGEELELSAESPCELREPEPSPFSSKRTMYETEEMVIPGDSEEMRAFQSRALALSRCSLEVVLPSAHVFLPSKEVYESLYNRINNDLLMWEPADLVPTPEPAAHPSGYPGPSGFWHDNFKMCKSAFKLDSDSDDEDAHFFSVGASGTPQPPASESPSPHSQSTFSTLVTVLTGRITALCETKDEGGRRLEAVHGELVLDVEQGTIFSVTQYRGQPGLGYFCLEAEKATLYHRAAVDDYELPSHLELPSFAPPAQLAPTIYPSEEGVTERGALGPKGQGRVPHMLSTAVRIHLDPHKNIKEFLVTLRLHRATLRHYMALPEQSWHSQLLEFLDVLDDPVLGYLPPTVITVLHTHLFSCAVDYRPLYLPVRVLLTAETFTLSSNIIMDTSTFLLRFILDDSALYLSDKCEVETLDLRRDYVCVLDVDLLELMIKTWKGSTEGKLSQPLFELRCSNNVVHVHSCADSCALLVNLLQYVMSEGDLHPPPRPPSPTEIAGQKLSESPASLPSCPPVETALINQRDLADALLDTERSLRELAQPSGGPLPQASPVSVYLFPGERSGAQPPSPPVRAPAGSLGSRPEAKEDEKEEEGDGDTLDSDEFCILDAPGLGIPPRDGEPVVTQLHPGPIVVQDGHFSRPLGSTDLLRAPAHFPVPSSRVVLREVSLVWHLYGGRDFGPHPGHRARVSLTAPRGSPSRSSGPNRPQNSWRTQGGSGRQHHVLMEIQLSKVSFQHEVYPAEPATGPTGPGAPGQELEERPLSRQVFIVQELEVRDRLASSQINKFLYLHTSERMPRRAHSNMLTIKALHVAPTTNLGGPECCLRVSLMPLRLNVDQDALLFLKDFFTSLVAGINPMVPADASAEAHPETRVQPSSPQEGQPEGVETTGSREAVGGGHGSSSAEQQPIYFREFRFTSEVPIWLDYHGKHVTMDQVGTFAGLLIGLAQLNCSELKLKRLCCRHGLLGVDKVLGYALNEWLQDIRKNQLPGLLGGVGPMHSVVQLFQGFRDLLWLPIEQYRKDGRLMRGLQRGAASFGSSTASAALELSNRLVQAIQATAETVYDILSPAVPVSRSLQDKRSGRRLRRGQQPADLREGVAKAYDTVREGILDTAQTICDVASRGHEQKGLTGAVGGVIRQLPPTVVKPFILATEATSSLLGGMRNQILPDAHRDHALKWRSDEAQD from the exons ATGTCACGATGGCTGTGGCCATGGTCGAACTGTGTGAAAGAGCGGGTCTGCCGCTACTTGCTGCACCACTACTTGGGTCACTTCTTCCAGGAGCACCTCAGCCTGGACCAGCTCAGCCTCGATCTGTACAAGGGCAGCGTTGCCCTGCGGGATATCCACCTGGAGATTTGG TCTGTGAACGAGGTGCTGGAGTCCATGGAGTCGCCCCTGGAGCTGGTGGAAGGCTTCGTGGGCTCCATCGAGGTGGCCGTGCCCTGGGCCGCGCTGCTCACTGACCACTGCACCGTGCACGTGTCAGGCCTCCAGCTCACCCTGCAGCCCCGCCAGGGCCCAG CAGGGCCGGGGGCCGCCGACTCGCAGAGCTGGGCCTCATGCATGACCACAAGCCTGCAGCTGGCTCAGGAGTGCCTGCGGGACGGGCTGCCCGAGCCCTCTGAGCCACCACAGCCCCTGGAAGGGCTGGAGATGTTCGCCCAGACCATCGAGACTG TGCTGCGAAGGATCAAGGTGACCTTCCTGGACACTGTCGTGAGGGTGGAGCACTCTCCAGGTGACGGGGAGCATGGCGTGGCGGTGGAAGTCCACGTGCAGAG ACTAGAGTACTGTGACGAGGCAGTGCGGGACCCAAGCCAGGCGCCCCCGGTGGACGTGCACCAGCCTCCCGCCTTCCTGCACAAGCTGCTGCAGCTGGCGGGGGTTCGCCTGCACTTCGAGGAGCTCCCCGCACAG GAAGAACCCCCAGAGCCCCCCTTACAGATCGGCAGCTGCTCAGGGTACATGGAGCTGACggtgaaattgaaacaaaatgaGGCCTTCCCAGGCCCCAAG CTGGAGGTGGCCGGACAGCTGGGCTCCCTGCACCTGCTCCTCACCCCACGGCAGCTCCAGCAGCTTCGGGAACTGCTTGACGCCGTGAGCCTTGCCG ACCCCGAGTGCCTGATTGACAAGCTCAACAGGAGCCGGCCGCTCGGGGCTGAAGACTTGTGGCTGATTGAGCAGGACCTGAACCAACAGCTGCAGGCGGGGGCTGTGGCCGAGCCCGTCAGCCCAGACCCCCTTGTCAATCCTGTTGTCAGCCTGGACAGCACTG ACCTCTTCTTCTCCATGGCGGGCCTCACGAGCAGCGTGGCCTCGGCCGTCTCTGAGCTCTCCCTCTCCGATGTCGACCTGGGCTCCTCTGTGCACAGCGACTCGGCCCCCCGTCGGCTGTCTGCCCAGGGCCACCCAACTG GCAAGACGGCCCCCACGCCCCTCCCAGACACCCTGCGCCCTGACTCGCTGCTAAAGATGACCTTGGGGGGTGTGACCGTGACCTTGCTTCAGACGTCCGCCCCGTCTTCTGGACCACCTGACCTCACCAGCCACTTCTTTGCCGAATTTGATGCCACCAAGGATGGGCCCTTCGGTTCCCGTGACTTCCACCATCTCCGACCGCGCTTCCAGAGGGCCTGTCCCTGTAGCCATGTCCG GCTAACGGGTGCCGCCGTGCAGCTGTCCTGGGAGCTGCGGACCGGCAGGGGCCGGCGGACCACCAGCACGGAGGTGCACTTTGGGCAGCTCGAGGTGCTGGAGTGTCTGTGGCCCAGGGACACTTCGGAGCCTGAGTACACAGAG ATCCTGAGCTTCCCCAGCAGCCTGGGCTCCCAGGCCTCAGCTCGGCCCTGCGCCCACCTGCGCCACACACAGACCCTACGCCGTGTGCCCAAG AGCCGACCCCGGCGCCCAGCTGCCTGCCATTGCCACTCAGAACTGACCCTGGACCTGGCTGACTTCCAGGCGGATGTGGAGCTGGGGGCCCTGGACCGGCTCACTGCCCTGCTGCGCCTGGCCACCACACCCCCTCCCGAGCCGCCTGCCGGCCTGCTG ACGGAGCCCCCCGCAGCTGCCGAGCAGCAGACAGTGATGCGGCTCTCGGCACCCCGGGCCACACTGCGGCTGCGATTCCCCATTGCCGACCTGCGGCCTGAGCGGGACCCCTGGGCAGGCCGGGCTGTGCGGGCTGAGCAGCTGCGGCTGGAGCTGAGCGAGCCCCAGTTCCGATCAGAGCTGAGCAGTGGGCCTGGTCCCCCGGCCCCCACCCGCCTGGAACTTACCTGCTCTGACCTACATG GCACCTATGAAGATGGGGAGAAGCCCCCTGTCCCCTGCCTGCGGGTCTCCAGAGCCCTGGATCCCAAGAGCCCTGGACGCAAGTACTTCCTGCCCCA GGTAGTGGTGACCCTGAACCCCCAGGTCAGCAGCGCACAGTGGGAGGTGGCCCcggagaagggagaggagctggagctgTCGGCCGAGAGTCCATGCGAGCTGCGGGAGCCCGAGCCCTCGCCCTTCTCCTCCAAGAGGACGATGTACGAGACAGAGGAG ATGGTGATTCCTGGAGACTCTGAGGAGATGAGAGCCTTCCAGAGCCGGGCCCTGGCGCTGTCGCGCTGCAGCCTGGAAGTGGTCCTGCCCAGTGCCCACGTCTTCCTGCCCAGCAAGGAGGTCTACGAGAGCCTGTACAACAG GATCAACAACGACCTGCTCATGTGGGAGCCCGCTGACCTGGTTCCTACCCCCGAGCCTGCTGCTCACCCTTCGGGCTATCCGGGCCCCTCAGGCTTCTGGCACGACAACTTCAAGATGTGCAAGTCAGCCTTCAAGCTGG ACTCAGACTCTGATGACGAGGATGCCCACTTCTTCTCGGTGGGGGCATCAGGCaccccccagcctcctgcctccgAGTCCCCGAGCCCTCACTCCCAGAGCACCTTCTCTACCCTGGTGACGGTGCTGACGGGTCGGATCACAGCCCTCTGTGAGACCAAG GACGAGGGCGGGCGGCGGCTGGAGGCCGTGCACGGGGAGCTGGTGCTGGATGTGGAGCAAGGCACCATCTTTAGCGTCACTCAGTACCGCGGCCAGCCAGGACTCGGCTACTTCTGCCTCGAAGCCGAAAAGGCAACACTCTACCATCGAG CGGCCGTGGATGACTACGAGCTGCCCAGTCACCTAGAGCTGCCCAGCTTCGCTCCTCCAGCCCAGCTGGCCCCAACCATCTACCCATCGGAGGAAGGGGTGACTGAGCGAGGAGCTTTGGGCCCCAAGGGCCAGGGCCGCGTCCCCCACATGCTGTCCACTGCTGTGCGCATCCACCTGGACCCCCACAAGAACATCAAG gagTTCCTGGTGACACTGCGGCTGCACAGAGCCACCCTGCGCCACTACATGGCCCTGCCAGAGCAGAGCTGGCACTCCCAG CTGCTGGAGTTCTTGGATGTGCTGGATGACCCAGTGCTGGGCTACCTGCCCCCGACGGTCATCACCGTCCTGCACACACACCTCTTCTCCTGCGCCGTGGACTACAG GCCCCTCTACCTCCCTGTGCGTGTCCTCCTCACCGCCGAGACCTTCACTCTCTCCAGCAACATCATCATGGACACCTCCACCTTCCTGCTCAG GTTCATCCTCGACGACTCGGCCTTGTACCTGTCCGACAAGTGTGAGGTGGAGACCCTGGACCTGCGGCGAG ATTACGTCTGTGTCTTGGACGTTGACCTCCTGGAGCTCATGATCAAAACCTGGAAGGGGAGCACCGAGGGCAAACTG AGCCAGCCACTGTTCGAGCTGCGCTGCTCCAACAACGTGGTGCACGTGCACAGCTGTGCCGATTCCTGCGCCCTGCTGGTCAACCTGCTCCAGTACGTAATGAGTGAGGGCGAcctgcaccccccaccccggccccccagCCCCACGGAGATCGCCGGCCAGAAG CTCTCCGagagccctgcctccctgccctcatGCCCCCCAGTGGAGACGGCCCTCATCAACCAGCGGGACCTGGCCGACGCCCTCCTGGACACCGAGCGCAGCCTGCGGGAGCTGGCCCAGCCttcag GTGGGCCCCTCCCTCAGGCCTCGCCTGTGTCGGTGTACCTATTCCCAGGTGAACGGAGTGGGGCCCAGCCTCCCTCACCCCCTGTTAGGGCTCCCGCTGGCAGCTTGGGGTCCCGCCCAGAGGCCAAGGAAgatgaaaaggaagaggagggtgaTGGAGACACTCTGGACAGTGACGAGTTCTGCATCCTTGACGCTCCTGGCCTGGGCATCCCG CCCCGAGATGGGGAGCCCGTGGTGACGCAGCTGCATCCCGGCCCCATCGTCGTGCAGGATGGGCACTTCTCACGGCCACTGGGCAGCACGGACCTGCTGCGGGCGCCCGCCCACTTCCCGGTGCCCAGCAGCCGCGTGGTGCTGCGTGAGGTCTCGCTCGTCTGGCACCTCTATGGGGGCCGAGACTTTGGCCCTCACCCCGGCCACAG AGCCAGAGTCAGCCTCACGGCCCCCAGGGGCTCCCCTTCCCGCTCTTCTGGCCCCAACCGGCCGCAGAACTCCTGGCGGACGCAGGGGGGCAGTGGGAGACAGCATCATGTCCTCATGGAGATCCAGCTCAGCAAG GTAAGCTTCCAGCATGAGGTGTACCCAGCGGAGCCAGCCACAGGCCCCACAGGCCCCGGAGCCCctggccaggagctggaggagcggCCACTGTCCCGCCAGGTGTTCATCGTGCAGGAGCTCGAGGTCCGTGACCGGCTCGCCTCCTCCCAGATCAACAAGTTCCTATACCTACACACGAGCGAGCGGATGCCGCGGCGCGCCCACTCCAACATG CTCACCATCAAAGCGCTGCACGTGGCCCCCACGACCAACCTGGGTGGGCCTGAGTGCTGCCTCCGAGTCTCGCTGATGCCCCTGCGGCTCAACGTGGACCAG GACGCCCTGCTCTTTCTCAAGGACTTCTTCACCAGCCTGGTGGCCGGCATCAACCCCATGGTCCCGGCGGACGCCTCTGCTGAGG CTCACCCTGAGACCCGAGTCCAGCCCAGCAGCCCCCAGGAAGGGCAGCCCGAGGGCGTAGAGACGACCGGCTCCCGGGAGGCCGTGGGCGGTGGACACGGCTCCTCCTCTGCTGAGCAGCAGCCCATCTACTTCAG GGAGTTCCGCTTCACGTCCGAGGTGCCCATCTGGCTGGATTACCACGGCAAGCACGTCACCATGGACCAGGTG ggcaCCTTTGCTGGCCTCCTCATCGGCCTGGCCCAGCTCAACTGCTCCGAGCTGAAGCTAAAGCGGCTGTGTTGTCGGCACGG gctcctgggcgtggacaagGTGCTGGGCTATGCTCTCAATGAGTGGCTGCAGGACATCCGCAAGAACCAGCTGCCTGGTCTGCTGGGCGGCGTGGGCCCCATGCACTCAGTTGTCCAGCTCT TCCAAGGGTTCCGGGACCTGCTGTGGCTGCCCATTGAGCAGTACAGGAAGGATGGGCGCCTCATGCGGGGGCTGCAGCGGGGGGCGGCCTCCTTCGGCTCGTCCACGGCCTCCGCTGCCCTGGAACTCAGCAACCGCCTGGTGCAGGCTATCCAG GCCACAGCAGAGACGGTGTATGACATCCTGTCCCCGGCAGTGCCCGTCTCCCGCTCCCTGCAGGACAAGCGCTCTGGGCGAAGGCTGCGAAGGGGCCAGCAGCCGGCGGACCTGCGGGAGGGCGTGGCCAAGGCCTACGACACGGTTCGAGAG GGCATCCTGGACACAGCTCAGACCATCTGTGATGTGGCATCTCGGGGACACGAGCAGAAGGGGCTGACGGGCGCTGTGGGGGGCGTGATCCGCCAGCTGCCGCCCACGGTGGTGAAGCCATTCATCCTAGCCACCGAGGCCACGTCCAGCCTGCTCGGGGGGATGCGCAACCAGATCCTGCCCGACGCACACAGAGACCACGCTCTCAAGTGGCGCTCCGACGAGGCCCAGGACTGA